In Cucurbita pepo subsp. pepo cultivar mu-cu-16 chromosome LG10, ASM280686v2, whole genome shotgun sequence, the DNA window atttttttcttttatctttttcttcttgctttTTGTAAACTGTTCTATAATTCTTCACATTACTAAtgcttctctctctaattatTTACANaaaaaaaaaaaaaaaaaaaaaaaaaaagggtttgtcTAGAGttctaattaataatttcgATATTCGAGGTATTTTTACCGGTTTTCTTTCGTACATCCAACTATATAAGTTTTAGTAGCCATATTGTAGTGATTGTATCGGGTATTTCGAATCAAAACGcgtaaaagaaaacattgcTTTTGCCCCCACAAAGTGCTATCTTTTCATTGTCCTCTCTACATCCCTCTCCAtcacttaaaagaaaaaaaagaaaaaaaaaacgttgcTTTGAGTGAGTGCCTTATTCATTATCCTCTTTCGATCGTGTATCTTCATTcgtttcacgattttaaaacgtgtgtgttagggagaagtttttacgcctcttcaatcgacgtggaatctcacaattcacctgcTTAAGAGGTCCAACGTCCGCGTTGATACACCAccgtctaactctgatactaCGGGTAATAGTCTAAGTCCATCACTAAGAGACATATAACGGACAAGAAATTGTTTATATCTTAGAACCATTAAACAGAGAGATCCTCTGCTTCATagctctctctgtctctcttcCATTGAggaaaaaaggggaaaaaagaagagattttGAAGGGAAATCTGAAATGGGTATGAAGAATTTGGTGATGTTGTTGTTCCTCTACCTCGTAACCCCAACAACGTTTGTAGCCGCCGACCAAACCCTAATCCAAAAGACGTGCAGAAGCACTCTTTACTACGCCCTCTGCATGTCCTCCCTGAAATCAGACCCCACCAGCCTCACCGCCGACACCAAGGGACTCGCCGCCATCATGGCCTCCATCGGCGCTGCCAACGCCACCGCCACTTCCGCCTACCTCTCATCTCAGCTCCCCACCTCggccaacaacaacaagaacaacagcAACAGAACAAAACTCATCCGACAATGCTCCGAAAAGTACGCATTTGCAGCTGAAGCGCTTCGGGCTTCTCTCAAAGACTTGGCCGAAGAGACTTATGATTATGCGTATATGCATGTGGCTGCGGCGGCGGATTATGCCAATGTTTGCCGGAATGGCTTCAAAGTGTTCCCGACGGTGGCTTATCCGGCGACGCTTCGTCGGCGGGAAGAAGGGCTGAAGCGTATTTGCAGAGTGGTGTTGGGGATTCTGGATCTTCTTGGCTGGTAATCATTgttgtctctctctcttcatctaaatcataattttgtttttacttttgctttttattttttgtaataaatttgatctttttttttcatattatgtTAAAGGAATTTAATGACTCCTACTTCTTCTGGATTCATGTGTTTTTTTAGCTCAAAAAATTCGAGTTTGTGTTTCACAGGTGTTGatcgaaaatatattttaagtttataggTCCATAGGTCATTGCATTTCAAATATGAATTGTTCGATCTTACTCTACTATCGATAAGGTCATAGGTTTAAATTTCTATTccagctaaaaaaaaatgttaaattaacaaatttaatactCTTTATTAccgtattaaaaaaatattcgtttataaaaatatacgttaaatattaatttgtgagattccattaatataatattggaAGCAAATCttgtaattagatttaaaacttcaattattagataaagtaaagattagaaaattgattttgaaaatgatcCTTCCACTATTTTTAGGGtccatatttgatatttaattggCTTCCAAATCCAATAGTTTCCTCCATGTATGAATGTCtctttcaagaaaataaaaattggacaAACCTTTTTGGATTAAACCCTATTTACTCCGACAACTCCGACTCAGAAAAGGTACATAACTTATGCTCACTTTGACAAATTATATTAGTTTTAATGATATAAGATCGAGACAGTAAATTACATTGTCTCGATCTTAATTTCATCGTGTTATATTTCTACCTAGATAGATGGAAACTCAAGATGAGACGTGTTATATTCCAAACCTAGATAGATGGAAACTTGATCTATCTCAATCTCGAGGTGAATCTATATCATAAAGTATATGCGGGAAGTTTATCATTAAGACTCCTTCCAATAGAAAGtctaaaaatacaaatacCTGTGGAACGATTTTTGGCTGGTGACCCCCTTAGAAgcatgaaattaaaaacatgttaTTCTTCGTGTTAGTTTGTTGGGATAAAAGCACAGAACAAAGAAGCGAAAACTGAATATCGATATCGTAGAACTCTTCCCAAGAAGAGCTTACCGAGCCAAGTATCATTAGAATCTTAATCACCAGGGAACATGAGATCAAAGATGATACACAAAtcattgtaaaaaaatatcatttcagCTACATCAGTGATCCACATTTGATCAAGCACCGCCAACAAAATGCTTGTAATAACTCAGCATAATCTGTAGGGATGAAGAGAATATACAGTTGATAGCATAGCGTACCTCTCTCATGGATCAATAGCCATGGGTGTAATGCGCCTTTTGGCTGGCTTGCTGGTAACAGAGTTGCTTGAAGAGCTTATAGATACCTGTTtactttccttcttttccatttcatgTCCTCTGCCCTCTGATTCTGCAAGATTTTTTCCACTCGAAGGTTTTTCAATCACCATGTTTTCTGGTTTTTCGATCACCATGTTTTCTGGTTTTTCGATCACCATGTTTTCTGGTTTTTCAAcgcttttgttttcttcatgtCTCTCTTCTACTTCTGTTTTCCTATTTTGATCGTCGTTTACAGTCACCACGCCTGTTAAACTCGTATTCTGATTGGTTGTCGTGCCTATTTTATCTTCTACATCGATTGAAGGCAAACTATGAGAAACAAATTAACCAAAGAAAACTATTATTTCGAGAAAACATAACAGGAAGGAAGGGAGAAGTAAATAGTGACCT includes these proteins:
- the LOC111804033 gene encoding cell wall / vacuolar inhibitor of fructosidase 2, which produces MGMKNLVMLLFLYLVTPTTFVAADQTLIQKTCRSTLYYALCMSSLKSDPTSLTADTKGLAAIMASIGAANATATSAYLSSQLPTSANNNKNNSNRTKLIRQCSEKYAFAAEALRASLKDLAEETYDYAYMHVAAAADYANVCRNGFKVFPTVAYPATLRRREEGLKRICRVVLGILDLLGW